A single region of the Vicia villosa cultivar HV-30 ecotype Madison, WI linkage group LG4, Vvil1.0, whole genome shotgun sequence genome encodes:
- the LOC131600333 gene encoding uncharacterized protein LOC131600333, protein MSLTLNLSTPSFSPRYLPYNNTRTISCSFSSQSLKCKREYTSVMIVPTGVGAAIGGFAGDSLPVARALSSVVDCLITHPNVLNAAMLYWPMPNALYVEGYALDRFAEGSWALQPVHQNRVGIVLDAGIEEELRIRQLQVADAARASLGLPVVEYIVTDTPLEVEKWIDPKTGKSTGRIKHPDSLLRAVQTLVSRSKVNAVAVVGRFPDDDTDDVDEYRQGLGVDLLAGVEAIISHLVVKEFQIPCAHAPAMAPIPLSLSLSPKSAAEEIGYTFLPCVLAGLSKAPQYLVMHSESTEKGCILASDVDSVVLPKDACGGDGTLAFARNEKHKPLIITVEENETVLDDTADKLGFEALHVSNYWEAIGVIAAHKAGIDPFSLRRNQIPNIGCTSSKPVNGHYNTRERAIY, encoded by the exons ATGTCCCTCACTCTCAACCTTTCAACCCCTTCTTTCTCTCCCCGCTACCTCCCCTACAACAACACCCGAACCATTTCATGTTCCTTTTCTTCACAATCTCTCAAG TGTAAGAGAGAGTACACGAGTGTGATGATAGTGCCCACCGGAGTTGGAGCCGCTATTGGTGGATTCGCTGGGGACTCTTTGCCTGTTGCTCGCGCTCTTTCGTCAGTTGTTGATTGCCTTATCACTCACCCTAAT GTTCTTAATGCAGCAATGCTATATTGGCCAATGCCTAATGCGTTATATGTAGAAGGTTATGCTCTTGACAGATTTGCAGAAGGTTCATGGGCCTTACAACCTGTTCACCAAAATAGG GTTGGAATAGTTCTAGATGCCGGTATAGAGGAAGAGCTCCGGATTCGCCAGTTACAAGTAGCCGATGCGGCAAGGGCTTCCCTTGGATTGCCGGTTGTAGAATATATTGTCACAGACACTCCACTTGAG GTGGAGAAATGGATTGATCCCAAAACTGGAAAATCAACAGGGAGGATTAAGCACCCTGATTCTTTACTTAGAGCTGTGCAAACCTTAGTGAGTAGGTCAAAAGTGAATGCTGTTGCTGTTGTCGGGCGTTTTCCAGATGACGATACTGATGATGTTGATGAATATCGGCAGGGATTG GGAGTAGACCTACTGGCGGGAGTTGAAGCAATTATAAGCCATCTAGTGGTGAAGGAGTTCCAAATTCCTTGTGCACATGCTCCTGCAATGGCTCCAATTCCTTTGAGTTTATCTTTAAGTCCCAAATCAGCAGCTGAGGAG ATTGGGTACACTTTCCTGCCGTGTGTGCTAGCTGGCCTCAGTAAAGCCCCGCAATACTTGGTCATGCATTCTGAATCAACGGAAAAGGGTTGCATATTGGCAAGTGATGTGGATTCTGTAGTCCTTCCTAAAGATGCTTGTGGAGGGGACGGAACTCTTGCTTTTGCAAGAAATGAAAAACATAAG CCACTTATCATTACCGTGGAAGAAAATGAAACTGTTCTGGATGATACTGCAGATAAACTTGGTTTTGAAGCG CTGCATGTCTCAAATTATTGGGAGGCTATTGGAGTAATTGCTGCTCACAAAGCGGGGATAGATCCATTTTCACttagaagaaatcaaattcctaacaTCGGTTGCACTTCTTCTAAGCCAGTCAACGGTCATTACAATACAAGAGAAAGAGCTATCTACTGA